A region from the Prionailurus viverrinus isolate Anna chromosome E2, UM_Priviv_1.0, whole genome shotgun sequence genome encodes:
- the NCCRP1 gene encoding F-box only protein 50, translating to MPGTQAARNYTSSFIRLTPSPAAEPGTVARSPQTEQVRDPHALGSGMDTDQPESPREPPSPPPPPSPPSPAPPESPGSPRPEQPSEAYARQLLLEEWGPPGGSLELPPRLTWKLLFLRRPLYRNLLRSPNPEGINIYEPAPPTGPTQQPLETLGNFHGWYIRTEKLQQNLSWTVKQQCVDLMAEGLWEELLDDEQPDITVMDWYEDSRLDTCVYELHVWLLAADRRTVIAQHHVAPRVSGRGRPGCWIQVSHVFRQYGPGVRFVHFLHKTKNRMEPGGLRRTRVTDSSVSVQFRE from the exons atgcctggcacgcAGGCAGCCCGCAATTACACGAGCAGCTTCATTCGG ttAACCCCGAGCCCCGCGGCCGAGCCCGGCACAGTCGCCCGGAGCCCACAGACCGAGCAGGTGCGCGACCCACACGCGCTCGGCAGCGGGATGGACACCGACCAGCCCGAGAGCCCCCGGGAGCCGccgtccccgcccccgccgccgtcgccgccgtCCCCCGCGCCCCCCGAGTCCCCCGGGTCCCCCCGGCCCGAGCAGCCGTCGGAGGCCTACGCCCGGCAGCTGCTGCTGGAGGAGTGGGGGCCGCCCGGCGGGAGCCTGGAGCTGCCCCCCCGCCTCACCTGGAAGCTGCTGTTCCTGCGGCGGCCGCTCTACCGCAACCTGCTGCGCTCGCCCAACCCCGAAG GCATCAACATTTATGAGCCAGCACCCCCTACTGGtcccacccagcagcccctggaGACTCTGG GCAACTTCCACGGCTGGTACATTAGGACCGAGAAGCTCCAGCAGAACCTCAG CTGGACCGTGAAGCAGCAGTGTGTGGATCTTATGGCCGAGGGCCTCTGGGAGGAGCTCCTCGACGATGAGCAGCCAGACATCACAGTCATGGACTG GTACGAGGACAGCCGGCTGGACACGTGCGTCTATGAGCTGCACGTCTGGCTGCTGGCAGCCGACCGCCGCACGGTCATCGCGCAGCACCATGTGGCCCCCCGGGTCTCCGGGAGAGGCCGCCCCGGCTGCTGGATCCAG GTGTCCCACGTGTTCCGCCAGTATGGCCCTGGCGTGCGCTTTGTCCACTTCCTGCACAAGACCAAGAACCGGATGGAGCCTGGGGGGCTGCGGCGGACCAGGGTGACGGACTCCTCCGTGTCCGTGCAGTTCAGGGAGTGA
- the SYCN gene encoding syncollin: MSPLCALLLALALVAVPGIRAACPLPADLKRPDGTRTCAKLYDKSDPYYENCCGGAELSVEPGTDLPFLPADWNNAASSLVVAPRCEITVWSLRGKAGKTRKFSTGAYPRLEEFRKGIFGDWSNTIASLYCRCY, encoded by the exons ATGTCCCCGCTGTGCGCCCTGctgctggccctggccctggtgGCCGTCCCCGGCATCCGAGCCGCCTGCCCGCTGCCCGCCGACCTCAAGAGGCCGGACGGGACGCGCACGTGCGCCAAGCTCTACGACAAGAGCGACCCCTACTACGAGAACTGCTGCGGGGGCGCCGAACTGTCGGTGGAGCCGGGCACCGACCTGCCCTTCCTGCCCGCCGACTGGAACAACGCCGCCTCCTCGCTCGTGGTGGCCCCGCGCTGCGAGATCACCGTGTGGTCCCTGCGCGGCAAGGCCGGCAAGACGCGCAAGTTCTCGACCGGCGCCTACCCGCGCCTGGAAGAGTTCCGCAAGGGCATCTTCGGAGACTGGTCCAACACCATCGCGTCGCTCTACTGCAG GTGTTACTGA